From one Gadus morhua chromosome 8, gadMor3.0, whole genome shotgun sequence genomic stretch:
- the kdsr gene encoding 3-dehydrosphinganine reductase: MSSEELSSSITDWFFFNSWWLLLPFVMLLVIAAFIVAFVLLLYMISPLISPKPFKLNGAHVVVTGGSSGIGKSIAMECYRQGAFITLVARDETKLVLAKKEVEKCAINDKQVVLCISVDVSSDYGQVESVIKQAQEKLGPVDMLVNCAGTSIAGKFEEVDMDRFKKMMEVNFLGSVYPTRAVITTMKERRMGRIMFVSSQAGQIGLFGYTAYSPSKFALRGLAESLQMEMKPYNIYVTVAYPPDTDTPGFVEENKTKPLETRLISETAAVCQPDQVAKIFVKDTVQGNFNSSVGPDGYMLSALTCGMSPVTSITEGLQQIVTMGLFRTIALFYLCSFDSIVRRCMIQRERAKAADKRE; this comes from the exons ATGTCCTCAGAAGAGTTGAGCTCATCGATCACAGATTGGTTCTTTTTCAATTCCTGGTGGCTCCTTCTGCCATTCGTGATGCTTCTTGTCATCGCTGCCTTCATCGTTGCCTTTGTGTTGCTCCTTTACATGATATCGCCTCTTATTAGCCCCAAACCTTTTAAACTCAACGGGGCCCATGTCGTG GTAACTGGAGGATCGAGTGGGATTGGGAAGTCCATCGCTATGGAATGCTACAGGCAGGGAGCCTTCATCACATTGGTGGCCCGAGACGAG ACTAAACTGGTTCTTGCGAAGAAAGAGGTGGAGAAATGTGCTATCAATGACAAACAG GTGGTGCTCTGCATATCAGTGGACGTCTCCAGTGATTATGGTCAAGTGGAGAGTGTGATAAAACAG GCCCAAGAAAAGCTAGGCCCTGTGGATATGCTGGTGAACTGTGCCGGAACATCCATAGCGGGAAAGTTTGAGGAGGTGGATATGGATCGCTTCAAA AAGATGATGGAGGTCAACTTTCTGGGCAGCGTGTATCCCACCCGGGCGGTCATCACCACCATGAAGGAGCGCCGGATGGGCCGCATCATGTTTGTCTCCTCTCAGGCCGGACAGATCGGCCTGTTTGGCTACACTGCCTACTCCCCGTCTAAATTCGCCCTCCGCGGTCTGGCAGAGTCCCTGCAGATGGAG ATGAAGCCTTACAACATCTACGTGACCGTGGCCTACCCCCCAGACACGGACACACCAGGATTCGTGGAGGAGAATAAAACAAAG CCTTTGGAGACCAGGCTGATCTCCGAGACGGCCGCGGTTTGTCAGCCGGACCAAGTGGCCAAGATCTTCGTGAAGGACACCGTG CAGGGGAACTTCAACAGCTCCGTGGGCCCAGACGGATACATGCTCTCGGCCCTGACCTGCGGGATGTCCCCCGTCACCTCCATCACAGAGGGCCTCCAGCAG aTCGTGACCATGGGGCTGTTCCGGACCATCGCGCTCTTCTACCTGTGCAGCTTCGATAGCATCGTGCGCCGCTGCATGATCCAGCGGGAGCGGGCCAAGGCGGCCGACAAGAGGGAGTAA